A stretch of the Ptychodera flava strain L36383 chromosome 18, AS_Pfla_20210202, whole genome shotgun sequence genome encodes the following:
- the LOC139117196 gene encoding carboxymethylenebutenolidase homolog gives MGASKSFQVIAMASLIGVIVVAVVGIALTLTFTVWLPENPESPSEPVACDRGDGHDDYVANGTDIAINDDVNAYLVEPIGSCLSAVVVIHDIYGYEMGATRLIADELASRGYTAVMPDLFRGNPWNGTGNIVEWYSKHPQSRIDADVDATLDYIHAELDIENIGVVGFCFGGHQTVMASAPPPNRVRAGVAFYGVGTTSDEVLSMQAPTMLVYGQNDTIQSVEDVYVLEEALGDADRLLDDLTADDSNLNGPAAFVKVFDDVGHAFVHRADRNDPVAAAAAREAKQDMYYWLERYLPTL, from the exons ATGGGTGCATCGAAGTCGTTTCAAGTCATAGCAATGGCGTCCCTCATAGGGGTTATTGTGGTCGCTGTTGTCGGCATCGCATTGACTCTGACGTTCACCGTGTGGTTGCCTGAGAACCCAG AATCACCGTCCGAGCCTGTCGCCTGTGATCGAGGTGACGGGCACGATGATTATGTCGCCAACGGAACGGACATCGCCATCAACGATGACGTCAACGCCTACTTGGTGGAACCCATTGGCTCGTGTCTGTCGGCCGTCGTCGTCATCCACGACATCTACGGTTATGAGATGGGAGCGACCCGGCTGATCGCCGACGAGTTGGCCTCTCGCGGCTATACTGCTGTAATGCCAGATCTTTTCCGAGGAAATCCTTGGAATGGCACAGGCAACATAGTCGAGTGGTATTCGAAGCACCCCCAAAGTCGCATTGACGCCGATGTAGACGCTACACTAGATTACATCCACGCTGAACTAGATATTGAGAACATCGGTGTTGTCGGGTTTTGTTTTGGGGGCCATCAAACTGTAATGGCTTCAGCACCGCCACCCAACCGAGTTCGAGCTGGAGTTGCATTTTACGGAGTGGGAACGACGAGTGATGAAGTGCTCTCCATGCAAGCCCCGACTATGTTGGTGTACGGCCAAAACGACACCATCCAGTCGGTAGAGGACGTGTACGTACTGGAGGAGGCCCTCGGAGATGCCGACCGTCTGCTTGACGACCTCACAGCGGATGATTCAAACCTCAACGGTCCAGCAGCCTTCGTCAAAGTATTTGACGACGTCGGGCATGCGTTCGTTCATAGAGCGGATAGAAATGATCCCGTCGCCGCCGCAGCTGCGAGGGAAGCTAAGCAGGACATGTACTATTGGTTGGAAAGATACCTTCCGACACTTTAG
- the LOC139117198 gene encoding carboxymethylenebutenolidase homolog has product MGLSKTVQIIALAFVAVGGAAVGIVLTLTLMESDSPTEPGPCDRGDGHDDYVANGTDIAINDDVNAYLVEPIGSCLAAVVVIHDIYGYEMGATRLIADELASRGYTAVMPDLFRGNPWNGTGNIVEWYSKHPQSRIDADVDATLDYIHAELDIENIGVVGFCFGGHQTVLASAPPPNRVRAGVAFYGVGTTSDEVLSMQAPTMLVYGQNDTIQSVEDVYVLEEALGDADRFLDDLTADDSNLNGPAAFVKVFDDVGHAFVHRADRNDPVAAAASREAKQDMYYWLERYLPTL; this is encoded by the exons ATGGGCTTATCAAAGACGGTTCAAATTATAGCACTTGCATTCGTGGCCGTTGGGGGCGCTGCTGTTGGCATCGTACTCACTCTAACCTTGATGGAATCGG ACTCGCCAACCGAGCCTGGGCCGTGCGATCGAGGTGACGGACACGACGACTACGTTGCAAACGGAACGGACATTGCCATTAACGATGACGTCAACGCCTACTTGGTGGAACCCATTGGCTCGTGTCTGGCGGCCGTCGTAGTCATCCACGACATCTACGGTTATGAGATGGGAGCGACCCGGTTGATCGCCGACGAGTTGGCCTCTCGCGGCTATACTGCTGTAATGCCAGATCTTTTCCGAGGAAATCCTTGGAATGGCACAGGCAACATAGTCGAGTGGTATTCGAAGCACCCCCAAAGTCGCATTGACGCCGATGTAGACGCTACACTAGATTACATCCACGCTGAACTAGATATTGAGAACATCGGTGTTGTCGGGTTTTGTTTTGGGGGCCATCAAACTGTGTTGGCTTCAGCACCGCCACCCAACCGGGTTCGAGCTGGAGTTGCATTTTACGGAGTGGGAACGACGAGTGATGAAGTGCTCTCCATGCAAGCCCCGACTATGTTGGTGTACGGCCAAAACGACACCATCCAGTCGGTAGAGGACGTGTACGTACTGGAGGAGGCCCTCGGAGATGCCGACCGTTTTCTCGACGACCTCACAGCGGACGATTCAAACCTCAACGGTCCAGCAGCCTTCGTCAAAGTATTTGACGACGTCGGGCATGCGTTCGTTCACAGAGCGGATAGAAATGATCCCGTCGCCGCCGCAGCTTCGAGGGAAGCTAAGCAGGACATGTACTATTGGCTGGAAAGATACCTTCCGACACTTTAG
- the LOC139117197 gene encoding carboxymethylenebutenolidase homolog has translation MGLSKTVQIIALAFVAVGGASVGIVLTLTLMESDSPTEPGPCDRGDGHDDYVANGTDIAINDDLNAYLVEPIGSCLAAVVVIHDIYGYELGATRLIADELASRGYTAVMPDLYRGNAWNGTGDFLRWRAQHPQARIDGDMDATLDYIHNDLGIENAAVVGFCFGGRQTVLASGSCADRIKAGVGFYGAGVTEDELLLMKAPTLLIYAEEDPLEPVDDVLELEDSLRDANRLLDDMTADDSDLSGPPAFIKIYEDVDHGFVHRANRSDPVAAAAADKAKTDMYYWLDRYLPTESEN, from the exons ATGGGCTTATCAAAGACGGTTCAAATTATAGCACTTGCATTCGTAGCCGTTGGAGGCGCTTCTGTTGGCATCGTACTCACTCTAACCTTGATGGAATCGG ACTCGCCAACCGAGCCTGGGCCGTGCGATCGAGGTGACGGACACGACGATTACGTTGCAAACGGAACGGACATCGCCATAAACGATGACCTCAACGCCTACTTGGTGGAACCCATTGGCTCGTGTCTGGCGGCCGTCGTCGTCATCCACGACATCTACGGTTATGAGTTGGGAGCGACCCGGTTGATCGCCGACGAGTTGGCCTCTCGCGGCTATACTGCTGTAATGCCAGATCTTTACCGAGGAAACGCATGGAATGGTACCGGCGATTTCTTGAGATGGAGAGCACAGCACCCTCAAGCACGCATCGATGGAGACATGGATGCAACACTTGACTACATCCATAACGATCTTGGAATCGAGAACGCCGCAGTCGTCGGTTTCTGCTTCGGAGGCCGACAGACAGTGCTGGCTTCTGGATCCTGCGCCGACAGAATCAAAGCTGGGGTCGGATTTTACGGTGCCGGAGTAACTGAAGACGAGCTCCTTTTAATGAAGGCCCCAACTTTGCTGATATATGCCGAGGAGGACCCTTTAGAGCCAGTCGATGATGTCCTTGAACTAGAAGACTCGCTGAGGGACGCCAATCGTTTGCTCGACGATATGACCGCTGACGATTCGGACCTCAGTGGTCCCCCGGCGTTTATCAAGATATATGAAGACGTCGATCACGGATTCGTTCACAGAGCGAACAGAAGCGACCCGGTAGCCGCTGCGGCTGCAGACAAGGCAAAAACCGACATGTACTATTGGTTAGACAGATACTTGCCCACAGAGAGTGAAAACTGA